In one Pedosphaera parvula Ellin514 genomic region, the following are encoded:
- a CDS encoding Hsp20/alpha crystallin family protein, which translates to MSNLTETKNRSVRMERPEEQNFVTPPVNIAAMNGEYLIEVEMPGVDKSGLEITAENNLLTVIGRRKPETAQGELCYSESTQADYRRVFELSPDVDTSKINAKLEQGVLKLHLPKSEKAKPKKIEITG; encoded by the coding sequence ATGAGCAATCTTACTGAAACTAAAAATCGATCGGTCCGGATGGAAAGGCCGGAGGAACAAAACTTTGTCACGCCTCCCGTCAACATTGCTGCCATGAATGGCGAATACTTGATAGAGGTTGAGATGCCAGGTGTCGACAAATCAGGCCTGGAAATCACCGCGGAAAACAATCTGTTGACCGTTATTGGCCGGCGTAAACCGGAAACCGCCCAAGGCGAGCTCTGTTATTCTGAGTCAACTCAGGCAGATTACCGCCGCGTTTTTGAATTGAGCCCGGATGTCGACACCTCCAAAATCAACGCCAAACTGGAACAGGGAGTTTTGAAGCTTCATCTTCCCAAATCGGAGAAAGCCAAACCGAAGAAGATTGAGATCACAGGATAG
- a CDS encoding Hsp20/alpha crystallin family protein — MKLAKRQQSNTGVPAPSSELSRIRNEIYRLFEDPFSLIAPSTSFFEGWEPNIDIYEDKEKITVNAELPGMKKEDINVSLEGRALTISGERKEEQEHKEGDNYRAERFFGRFQRSITLPSAVNAEKINANYKDGVLTIELPKSEEAKAKQINVKSS, encoded by the coding sequence ATGAAATTGGCAAAACGTCAGCAAAGTAATACTGGAGTTCCGGCTCCATCCAGTGAATTGAGCCGGATACGCAATGAAATCTATCGCCTTTTTGAAGATCCATTCTCGCTCATCGCACCCAGCACCAGCTTCTTTGAGGGCTGGGAACCCAACATAGACATTTACGAGGATAAGGAAAAAATTACGGTTAACGCGGAATTACCGGGCATGAAGAAGGAGGACATCAATGTTTCTTTGGAGGGCAGAGCCTTGACTATATCGGGAGAGCGCAAGGAGGAGCAGGAACACAAGGAAGGGGATAACTATCGCGCTGAGCGGTTCTTTGGCCGATTCCAACGGAGCATCACTCTGCCTTCGGCGGTGAATGCCGAAAAAATTAATGCCAACTACAAAGACGGCGTGCTCACCATCGAACTTCCCAAATCGGAAGAGGCAAAAGCCAAACAAATCAACGTCAAATCATCTTAA
- a CDS encoding glycoside hydrolase family 25 protein codes for MKTKPSPRNESIPRSHASTLPRLAITAAALALALGSTHALAQRVMGIDVSSYQGTPNWSSVRSSGITFAWAKATEGTTITDGDFTYNENNGKAAGVYMGAYHFAHPNSASPSSEAGHFWAVAGGYIQRDGKSLMPTLDFEVFSGVVGASSYSDWANKWCNIIVSDAGAAGASVRPVIYTSSCSAGNFDGSVAQWIPWIANYNGQNPQTGTPWSVCGGYDVWGAGVWDAWQYSSSGSVPGIAGAVDLDVFNGSLSSLTSTLLIAGPPSGGQAFGDFSGDGRTDYVIFRPSTATWYIRTSDTGAVSAWPFGNVGDIPLIGNWTTATRGNFALFRPSTAMWYVRQLDGTINSFQWGQTGDIPLIGAWSGQMRDQVCFRPSNGTWYIRYGDTGLTTTVSAWGQTGDIPLVGNWGGAGMMDQTLFRPSSGTWYVRIGGGPNGGQTYSFPWGQSGDIPLIGAWSGQMRDSAMFRPSNGTWYIRFGDTGNTTSFVFGQNGDQPMVGNIFGNGMIDQIVFRSSNNTWYVRDGHTGQVYNFGFGSPGDQLVHE; via the coding sequence ATGAAAACCAAGCCCTCACCGAGAAACGAATCAATCCCTCGTTCCCACGCTTCAACCCTCCCACGCCTGGCGATAACCGCCGCCGCACTGGCGCTAGCCCTTGGTTCCACGCACGCACTGGCGCAACGCGTGATGGGCATCGATGTGTCCTCCTATCAGGGCACACCCAACTGGTCCAGTGTTCGAAGTTCAGGTATTACTTTTGCCTGGGCCAAAGCCACCGAGGGCACCACCATCACCGACGGGGATTTCACCTACAACGAAAATAACGGCAAAGCCGCCGGCGTTTACATGGGCGCTTATCATTTCGCCCACCCAAATTCGGCCAGCCCCAGCTCAGAGGCGGGCCACTTCTGGGCTGTGGCGGGGGGTTACATCCAGCGTGACGGCAAGTCCCTCATGCCGACACTGGATTTTGAAGTTTTTAGTGGCGTGGTCGGTGCCAGCAGCTACTCGGACTGGGCCAACAAGTGGTGCAACATCATCGTGTCCGATGCCGGCGCGGCTGGAGCCTCGGTCAGGCCTGTAATCTATACCAGCTCCTGTAGTGCCGGCAATTTTGATGGTAGCGTGGCGCAGTGGATTCCCTGGATTGCCAATTACAACGGCCAAAATCCGCAGACTGGCACCCCTTGGAGCGTGTGCGGTGGTTATGATGTTTGGGGCGCGGGGGTATGGGATGCGTGGCAATACAGCTCCAGCGGCTCCGTTCCGGGCATCGCGGGCGCGGTGGATCTGGACGTATTTAATGGGAGTCTGTCCAGTCTGACTTCGACGCTGCTCATTGCGGGCCCTCCATCCGGCGGTCAGGCCTTTGGTGACTTCAGTGGGGATGGGCGAACCGATTACGTTATCTTCAGGCCCTCCACGGCTACCTGGTATATCAGGACAAGTGACACCGGCGCGGTCTCTGCCTGGCCGTTTGGTAATGTGGGAGATATTCCGCTGATTGGAAACTGGACCACCGCGACTCGGGGAAACTTTGCCTTGTTCCGACCTTCCACCGCAATGTGGTATGTGCGGCAACTGGACGGGACCATCAATTCCTTCCAATGGGGTCAAACGGGCGATATTCCTCTCATTGGGGCCTGGTCAGGCCAGATGCGGGATCAAGTCTGCTTTCGTCCCTCGAACGGCACCTGGTATATCCGGTATGGCGATACGGGCCTGACTACCACTGTATCAGCGTGGGGTCAAACGGGCGATATTCCTCTCGTGGGCAACTGGGGTGGAGCTGGAATGATGGATCAAACCCTATTTCGTCCTTCCAGCGGCACCTGGTATGTGCGCATTGGCGGCGGACCGAATGGTGGCCAAACTTACAGCTTCCCTTGGGGGCAAAGTGGCGACATCCCACTCATTGGGGCTTGGTCGGGACAAATGCGGGACTCCGCCATGTTTCGTCCGTCCAACGGGACTTGGTATATCCGATTTGGTGACACCGGAAACACCACTTCGTTCGTCTTCGGACAAAATGGCGATCAGCCGATGGTGGGTAACATTTTTGGAAACGGCATGATCGATCAAATCGTGTTCCGCTCCTCCAACAATACCTGGTATGTGCGGGACGGCCATACCGGCCAGGTGTATAACTTTGGGTTCGGAAGTCCCGGCGACCAACTTGTGCACGAATAA